A section of the Streptomyces sp. V3I8 genome encodes:
- a CDS encoding SpvB/TcaC N-terminal domain-containing protein: protein MTSTDTAGTAAGSAISLPQGGGAVQGLGEKFAPDLFTGTGNMSVPLTVPAGRHGAAPSLSLGYSSGNGTGVFGLGWQLGLPGVSRKTSHGVPRYLDAAGPGGGPADVFLLSGAEDLVPVAGTYPGRVRYRPRTEGLFARIEHVRDATGDYWEVRSKDGSLTRYGTRRPAEAADTWRDPAVTADPRDASRVFGWRITETVDPLGNPVRYAYLADAGTEQGRLWSQPLLAGISYADYGDRADPAFLVSVDFVYSPRPDPFSEYRAGFEVRTSVRCDTVRVTTHAADGVARVAREYRLAYRQAEFNGVSLLTGVTEVGIGESGTPTSAPTSAPAPAPEEPLPPLTFGYSDFDPAGRRFSPVSGPGFPATALNGPTLALVDLHGAGLPDIVELGAAARVWRNAGGGRFEPPRSMAQAPPLSLAQPGVRFLDADGDGRPDLFAPAAGTPGQEAGPTAGYFPMAFAGGWSSRGFTRYPHSPAVSAADPRVKLVDLDGDGLTDVLRSGSRLQAWFNDRDPRTAWRRSAVGAGGPPVDLADPRVRLADMTGDGLQDLVLLRNGNVSYRPNLGHNRWGAQVRMRDAPRLPDGYDPRRVLLGDVDGDGAADLLYLDNGRVLLWGNRSGNGWTVAPVVVRGTPSVSGTDVFELSDLYGTGMAGLLLSRPASVSGGPHVRFLDFTGGVKPHLLTAVDNSLGAVTRITYAPSTQEYLRDFADPATRWRTTLPFPVQVVTRTEVADRISGGTLSTGYRYRHGYWDGAEREFRGFALVEHLDTETFGEGAGAGVPDGHHAPPVLTRSWFHCGPVAAGESGDWSELDLGHEYWRGDAPMLSRPADQVAFLAGLPRDARRSALRTLRGQALRTEVFALDDSALSDRPYTVTENLSGVREEETAGPPDRQRVFFPFSLGTRTTRWERGPEPMTQFAYPTGYDAYGFATGAVSVAVPRGRDPLAVAAPSAVVEPYLATCTTTQYARRDDAGHYLVDRVARTTDHEVVNDGRLPVPALREAILAGPAEGTGVSLRVIGHTRTHFDGEAFVGLALGVLGEYGLPTRTESLAFTDAFLDGLYRTGDPLAVGPRPVFLGPGPTGRWPAEYPAEFRTALPALAGYRRYAEGDVPGSPGGFYIVSGRHRYDVHVPGRVPRGMPVAVLDPFGAPSTTDYDEHDLLAVRTTDAAGLAVSAVNDHRMLLPREVTDVNGNSTSVTFSPAGLVVAQFVRGKNGEGDLDVPSVRTVYDLHAFARRGRPASVRSFRRTHHVAEPDVAADERDEVIASVVYCDGFGRVLQTRSQAEDTLFGDPAHGGGTLPADDLTPVGDAAGRTRAPGGPDNVVVSGWQVYDNKGRAVWKFEPFFSTGYDFAPPSDAQLGRKATVFHDPCGRVERTVNPDSSEKRTVFGIPADLADPGRCLPTPWESYTYDANDNAGRTHPAQAQPYAEHWNTPASAGTDALGRTITAVARNGREPSDRLTTRSSYDIRGNLVAVTDALGREAFRYSFDLAGRRWRTDSADAGRRDTVPDALGNVVDSRDSKGALTLGAFDLLQRPTRVWARDDSEDTVTLRQRIDYGDAGTPAQRPAEREGARGRNLLGRVVQHRDEAGCVATGSVDFKGNVVQLTRTVIADAPVLATYERAAAAGWQVRPFRADWTPGPGQTQAQRDAQLLEPAAYVTSAQYDALNRVKRRFLPVDVEGNRHVLYHAYDRAGALEQVQLDSAVHIRRIAYDAKGQRSLIVYGNGVMTRCAYDPYTLRLVRLRSERCSVVDAATYRPTGPALQDIGHDYDLTGNLTTLRDRTPGSGVPGNPEALSTASARLRALLGSGDALDRHFTYDPTYRLVAATGREHQAPPTGHPWIDLPRGSDATRAQPYTETYRHDPVGGIVRLVHAGTGGFTRDFTTSAGGNRLHRMTVGALPYDYGYDPNGNLTTETSSRYFAWNHADRLVAFATQTPGAEPSVHAHYLYDAGGQRVKKLVRRQGGAVEVTHYLDGIFEHRRWSGPQPGTNNHIHVTDELQRAVLVRVGAAHPDDRGPATAFHLADHLGSSTTVVDGTGAFVNREEYTPYGETSFGGYARKRYRFTGRERDEESGLGHHQARFYAPWLARWTSCDPLTSPHGASSYGYVSNNPTGLVDPNGTDDRKPAGQGGAPAAPAKAAQSPAGSLREEDIPYQKGVSGFFASIVTGGRGAAGNRRYDTLGPDQTFARELMDKRWGCTLCHVTTQVWNTWGSGGVNPQNNLPLDWTINTDGFDRFARMSMYSRAVVESALGAKTMTDGLSGMRSPRSTATRTATPPAAARPPVVSVTYTSAMASSPSDAQFGRFNIEWAQTDGPLIRGQRLPNDGALRRTARNHMDRSGFDRTGLQAMHPLDSVANKHLTPGGPVGTTYYFGDARVNASFGSQLGNELNRLGVRPGDSFTVRFVGFPDYTAVPPIAPPSSPPNLKGHR, encoded by the coding sequence ATGACGTCCACGGACACCGCGGGCACGGCGGCGGGCTCGGCGATCTCTTTGCCACAAGGGGGCGGCGCCGTCCAGGGGCTGGGGGAGAAATTCGCTCCCGACCTGTTCACGGGGACGGGGAACATGTCCGTGCCGCTGACGGTGCCCGCAGGGCGCCACGGAGCGGCACCCTCGCTCTCCCTCGGCTACAGCAGCGGCAACGGAACCGGGGTGTTCGGGCTCGGATGGCAGCTGGGCCTGCCCGGTGTCTCGCGGAAGACGTCGCACGGTGTTCCGAGGTACCTCGACGCGGCCGGTCCGGGAGGCGGTCCGGCCGATGTGTTCCTGCTGTCGGGGGCCGAGGATCTGGTGCCGGTCGCCGGAACGTATCCGGGCCGGGTGCGGTACCGGCCCCGTACGGAGGGCCTGTTCGCCCGGATCGAGCACGTCAGGGACGCGACGGGTGACTACTGGGAGGTCCGGAGCAAGGACGGCTCACTCACCCGATACGGAACGCGGCGCCCCGCGGAGGCCGCGGACACCTGGAGGGACCCGGCGGTGACCGCCGACCCGCGCGACGCGAGCCGTGTCTTCGGCTGGCGGATCACCGAGACCGTCGACCCGCTCGGCAATCCGGTCAGGTACGCCTACCTCGCCGACGCGGGCACCGAGCAGGGGCGGCTCTGGTCCCAGCCGCTGCTGGCCGGTATCTCCTACGCCGACTACGGCGACCGGGCCGACCCGGCGTTCCTGGTCTCCGTCGACTTCGTGTACTCGCCGCGCCCCGATCCGTTCTCCGAGTACCGCGCGGGCTTCGAGGTGCGGACGTCCGTGCGCTGCGACACGGTCCGGGTGACGACCCACGCCGCGGACGGGGTGGCACGGGTGGCGCGGGAGTACCGACTCGCCTACCGGCAGGCGGAGTTCAACGGGGTGTCGCTGCTCACGGGCGTGACCGAGGTGGGAATCGGCGAGTCAGGGACGCCGACATCGGCACCGACATCGGCACCGGCACCGGCACCGGAGGAACCGCTGCCGCCCCTGACCTTCGGGTACTCGGACTTCGACCCGGCCGGACGCAGGTTCTCGCCGGTGAGCGGGCCCGGCTTCCCGGCCACCGCGCTGAACGGTCCCACGCTCGCCCTGGTGGACCTGCACGGCGCCGGGCTGCCCGACATCGTCGAGCTCGGGGCGGCGGCGCGGGTGTGGCGCAACGCCGGCGGCGGCCGGTTCGAACCGCCCCGCTCGATGGCCCAGGCGCCCCCGCTCTCGCTCGCGCAGCCGGGCGTGCGGTTCCTGGACGCCGACGGCGACGGCCGGCCCGATCTGTTCGCGCCGGCGGCAGGCACCCCGGGCCAGGAAGCCGGCCCCACGGCGGGCTACTTCCCGATGGCCTTCGCGGGCGGATGGAGCTCCCGCGGCTTCACCCGCTATCCGCACTCCCCCGCCGTGAGCGCCGCCGACCCGCGGGTGAAGCTGGTCGACCTCGACGGCGACGGGCTGACCGACGTGCTGCGGTCGGGCAGCCGTCTGCAGGCGTGGTTCAACGACCGCGATCCCCGCACGGCATGGCGGCGTTCCGCGGTGGGCGCCGGCGGTCCGCCGGTCGACCTCGCCGATCCCCGGGTGCGGCTGGCCGACATGACCGGCGACGGCCTCCAGGACCTCGTGCTGCTGCGCAACGGGAACGTGTCGTACCGGCCGAACCTCGGGCACAACCGATGGGGCGCACAGGTGCGGATGCGCGACGCGCCCCGCCTGCCCGACGGTTACGACCCGCGCCGGGTGCTCCTCGGCGACGTCGACGGGGACGGCGCCGCCGACCTGCTCTACCTCGACAACGGGCGGGTGCTGCTGTGGGGCAACCGGTCGGGCAACGGCTGGACGGTCGCCCCGGTCGTCGTCCGCGGTACCCCGTCGGTGTCCGGCACCGACGTGTTCGAACTGTCCGACCTGTACGGCACCGGGATGGCCGGGCTGCTGCTGAGCCGGCCGGCGAGCGTCTCCGGCGGGCCCCATGTGCGTTTCCTGGACTTCACCGGCGGGGTGAAGCCCCATCTGCTCACGGCGGTGGACAACAGCCTCGGCGCCGTCACGCGCATCACGTACGCGCCGTCGACACAGGAGTACCTGCGCGACTTCGCCGACCCCGCCACCCGCTGGCGCACCACGCTGCCCTTCCCGGTACAGGTGGTGACGAGGACCGAGGTCGCCGACCGGATCTCCGGCGGCACGCTGAGCACCGGGTACCGCTACCGCCACGGCTACTGGGACGGCGCCGAGCGGGAGTTCCGCGGGTTCGCCCTGGTCGAGCACCTGGACACGGAGACATTCGGCGAGGGGGCGGGAGCCGGTGTGCCGGACGGCCACCACGCGCCGCCCGTGCTCACCCGGAGCTGGTTCCACTGCGGCCCGGTCGCCGCCGGCGAGAGCGGTGACTGGAGCGAGCTCGACCTGGGCCACGAGTACTGGCGGGGCGACGCGCCCATGCTGTCCAGACCGGCCGACCAGGTCGCGTTCCTGGCCGGGCTGCCACGGGACGCCCGGCGCTCGGCGTTGCGCACCCTGCGCGGGCAGGCGCTGCGCACCGAGGTGTTCGCGCTGGACGACAGCGCGCTGTCCGACCGTCCCTACACCGTGACGGAGAACCTGTCGGGCGTACGGGAGGAGGAGACGGCCGGCCCGCCGGACCGGCAGCGTGTCTTCTTCCCGTTCTCCCTGGGCACGCGCACCACCCGGTGGGAACGCGGCCCCGAGCCGATGACGCAGTTCGCCTACCCCACCGGGTACGACGCGTACGGGTTCGCGACCGGGGCGGTCTCCGTCGCCGTGCCGCGCGGCCGCGACCCGCTGGCGGTCGCCGCGCCCTCCGCGGTGGTCGAGCCCTACCTGGCCACCTGCACCACCACGCAGTACGCCCGCCGGGACGACGCCGGCCACTACCTCGTCGACCGGGTCGCCAGGACGACGGACCACGAAGTCGTCAACGACGGCCGCCTGCCGGTGCCCGCCCTGCGGGAGGCGATCCTGGCGGGCCCGGCGGAAGGCACGGGGGTCTCACTGCGCGTGATCGGCCATACCCGTACGCACTTCGACGGTGAGGCGTTCGTCGGGCTCGCGCTCGGGGTGCTGGGCGAGTACGGCCTGCCGACGCGCACCGAGTCCCTCGCGTTCACCGACGCCTTCCTGGACGGCCTGTACCGGACCGGCGACCCCCTCGCGGTCGGGCCGCGGCCGGTCTTCCTGGGACCCGGGCCGACGGGCCGGTGGCCGGCGGAGTACCCGGCCGAGTTCCGTACCGCGCTGCCGGCCCTGGCCGGGTACCGGCGCTACGCCGAAGGCGACGTGCCCGGATCGCCGGGCGGTTTCTACATCGTGTCCGGCCGCCACCGCTACGACGTGCACGTCCCGGGCCGCGTGCCGCGCGGCATGCCCGTGGCCGTCCTCGATCCGTTCGGCGCACCGAGCACGACCGACTACGACGAGCACGACCTGCTGGCGGTGCGCACCACCGACGCCGCGGGCCTGGCGGTCTCGGCCGTCAACGACCACCGGATGCTGCTCCCGCGGGAGGTGACCGACGTCAACGGCAACTCCACCTCGGTGACGTTCTCCCCGGCCGGGCTGGTCGTCGCCCAGTTCGTGCGCGGCAAGAACGGCGAGGGCGACCTCGATGTGCCGAGCGTGCGTACCGTCTACGACCTGCACGCGTTCGCGAGGCGCGGCCGGCCTGCCTCGGTGCGCAGCTTCCGCCGCACGCACCACGTCGCCGAACCCGACGTCGCCGCCGACGAGCGTGACGAGGTGATCGCCTCGGTGGTGTACTGCGACGGTTTCGGCCGGGTGCTGCAGACCCGGTCGCAGGCCGAGGACACCCTCTTCGGCGACCCGGCCCACGGCGGTGGCACCCTTCCGGCCGACGACCTCACGCCGGTGGGTGACGCGGCGGGCCGGACCAGGGCGCCGGGCGGCCCGGACAACGTGGTCGTGTCCGGCTGGCAGGTGTACGACAACAAGGGCAGGGCGGTATGGAAGTTCGAGCCGTTCTTCTCCACCGGGTACGACTTCGCGCCGCCTTCCGACGCCCAGCTCGGGCGGAAGGCGACCGTGTTCCACGACCCGTGCGGACGGGTCGAGCGCACGGTGAACCCGGACAGCAGCGAGAAACGGACCGTCTTCGGCATCCCGGCGGACCTCGCGGATCCCGGCCGCTGTCTGCCGACCCCGTGGGAGTCCTACACCTACGACGCGAACGACAACGCAGGCCGCACGCATCCGGCGCAGGCACAGCCCTACGCGGAACACTGGAACACTCCGGCCAGTGCCGGGACCGACGCGCTCGGCCGCACGATCACCGCGGTCGCCCGGAACGGCCGGGAGCCGTCCGACCGTCTCACCACCCGCTCGTCGTACGACATCCGGGGCAACCTGGTGGCGGTCACCGACGCGCTGGGCAGGGAGGCGTTCCGGTACTCCTTCGACCTGGCCGGGCGGCGCTGGCGGACGGACAGCGCCGACGCGGGCCGTCGTGACACCGTCCCCGACGCCCTGGGGAACGTCGTCGACAGCCGCGACAGCAAGGGCGCCCTCACGCTGGGCGCCTTCGACCTTCTGCAGCGGCCGACCCGGGTCTGGGCCAGGGACGACTCCGAGGACACGGTCACCCTGCGCCAACGCATCGACTACGGCGACGCCGGTACGCCCGCCCAGCGCCCCGCCGAACGAGAAGGGGCCCGCGGCCGCAACCTGCTCGGCCGGGTGGTCCAGCACCGGGACGAAGCCGGGTGCGTCGCCACCGGGTCCGTCGACTTCAAGGGCAACGTGGTGCAGCTCACCCGTACGGTGATCGCCGACGCGCCCGTGCTGGCCACCTACGAACGAGCGGCCGCGGCCGGCTGGCAGGTGCGGCCCTTCCGGGCCGACTGGACGCCCGGCCCCGGCCAGACCCAGGCCCAGCGCGACGCGCAGCTGCTGGAGCCGGCCGCCTACGTCACGTCCGCCCAGTACGACGCCCTGAACCGGGTCAAGAGACGCTTCCTGCCCGTCGACGTGGAGGGCAACCGGCATGTGCTCTACCACGCCTACGACCGTGCGGGCGCGCTGGAGCAGGTGCAGCTCGACAGCGCCGTGCACATCAGGCGCATCGCCTACGACGCCAAGGGCCAGCGATCACTGATCGTCTACGGCAACGGGGTGATGACCCGCTGCGCCTACGATCCGTACACGCTCCGGCTGGTGCGGCTGCGCAGCGAGCGCTGCTCCGTCGTCGACGCGGCGACCTACCGGCCCACGGGACCCGCTCTCCAGGACATCGGCCACGACTACGACCTGACCGGCAACCTCACCACCCTGCGCGACCGCACGCCCGGCAGCGGTGTCCCCGGCAACCCCGAAGCACTGTCCACGGCCTCCGCGCGACTGCGCGCCCTGCTCGGCAGCGGCGACGCCCTCGACCGGCACTTCACCTACGACCCCACCTACCGGCTGGTGGCCGCCACCGGCCGCGAACACCAGGCGCCGCCGACCGGGCACCCGTGGATCGACCTGCCGCGCGGCAGCGACGCCACCAGGGCCCAGCCCTACACCGAGACCTACCGCCACGATCCCGTCGGCGGCATCGTGCGACTCGTCCACGCGGGCACCGGCGGCTTCACCCGGGACTTCACCACCTCGGCCGGCGGCAACAGGCTGCACCGGATGACCGTCGGCGCACTGCCGTACGACTACGGCTACGACCCCAACGGCAATCTGACGACCGAGACGAGCAGCCGGTACTTCGCCTGGAACCACGCCGACCGGCTCGTCGCCTTCGCGACGCAGACACCGGGCGCCGAACCCTCGGTACACGCCCACTACCTCTACGACGCCGGCGGGCAGCGGGTGAAGAAGCTGGTCCGGCGGCAGGGCGGCGCGGTCGAGGTCACCCACTACCTGGACGGCATCTTCGAGCACCGGCGCTGGAGCGGACCGCAACCCGGCACGAACAACCACATCCATGTGACGGACGAGCTCCAGCGAGCGGTTCTTGTCCGGGTCGGCGCCGCCCACCCCGACGACCGCGGCCCCGCCACCGCCTTCCACCTGGCCGACCACCTGGGCTCCAGCACCACCGTCGTGGACGGCACCGGCGCATTCGTCAACCGCGAGGAGTACACCCCCTACGGCGAAACCAGCTTCGGCGGCTACGCCCGCAAGCGCTACCGCTTCACCGGCCGGGAGCGCGACGAGGAGAGCGGGCTCGGCCACCATCAGGCCCGCTTCTACGCACCGTGGCTGGCCCGGTGGACGTCCTGCGACCCACTCACCTCACCCCATGGGGCGTCGAGCTACGGCTACGTGTCGAACAACCCGACGGGACTGGTGGACCCGAACGGCACCGACGACAGGAAACCCGCCGGCCAGGGTGGGGCACCGGCCGCGCCGGCGAAGGCGGCGCAGAGCCCTGCGGGTTCCCTGCGGGAGGAGGACATCCCCTACCAGAAGGGGGTCAGCGGGTTCTTCGCCTCGATCGTCACCGGAGGGCGTGGCGCGGCGGGCAACCGGCGCTACGACACCCTGGGGCCGGATCAGACGTTCGCGCGCGAACTGATGGACAAACGGTGGGGCTGCACGCTCTGCCACGTCACCACCCAGGTGTGGAACACCTGGGGGTCCGGCGGCGTCAACCCGCAGAACAACCTCCCGCTCGACTGGACGATCAACACGGACGGTTTCGACCGTTTCGCCCGCATGAGCATGTACTCACGCGCTGTCGTGGAGTCCGCGCTGGGCGCCAAGACCATGACGGACGGCCTCTCCGGGATGCGGTCGCCACGGTCGACGGCCACCCGCACCGCCACCCCGCCCGCCGCCGCGCGGCCGCCCGTGGTGAGCGTCACCTATACGTCCGCCATGGCCAGTTCCCCCAGCGACGCCCAGTTCGGGCGCTTCAACATCGAATGGGCGCAGACCGACGGCCCCCTGATCCGCGGTCAGCGGCTTCCGAACGACGGCGCGCTGCGCAGGACGGCCAGGAACCACATGGACAGGAGCGGTTTCGACAGGACCGGACTGCAGGCCATGCACCCGCTCGACTCCGTCGCCAACAAGCACCTGACTCCGGGTGGGCCGGTGGGGACCACCTACTACTTCGGCGACGCGAGGGTGAACGCGTCCTTCGGCTCGCAGTTGGGCAACGAGTTGAACAGGCTCGGCGTGCGGCCCGGCGACAGCTTCACCGTCAGGTTCGTGGGGTTCCCCGACTACACGGCCGTGCCGCCCATCGCGCCGCCGTCCAGTCCGCCCAACCTCAAGGGACACCGCTAG
- a CDS encoding BTAD domain-containing putative transcriptional regulator, with protein MIQLRLLGPVELVVRERTVEIGPPQRRSVLAALAVDAGRPVAADVLVQRVWGVNPPDGARRALHAHIARLRRLCEQAAKDSGDAQLRLVRRSGGYLLEALADQVDALRFRRLADRARQTARADGERAALLTEALHLWRGEPLAGLNGQWAERVREAWRRQHVDAAVGWAAIESRVGDPVAVIGPLTDLFDEFPLAEPLAEVLMRALHTAGRGAEALDCFATVRRRLAEELGADPGPGLREAHRTILRGNPPAPVRRPVRQKTSGSVPGTLSPTPSSPPPPPPYPSPPTTGPWPGVVPAQLPMGVRGFTGRGDELAQLGGILASVAVQPSAVVISALSGTAGVGKTALAVHWARHRHVRQAFPDGQLYVNLRGFGSGGSVMNPAEAVRAFLDAFGVSPARIPAGLEAQTGLYRSLLAGRRVLVVLDNARDAEQVRPLLPGAPGCLALVTSRRLLTGLAVAEGAHLLTVGLLTPGEARRLLTGRLGADRVSAERAAVGEIVGRCAGLPLALAIVGARGSARPRFPLAALAEELRRADNRLNALDGGEAISQVRAVFSWSYDALSPDAARLFRLLGLHPGPDAALPAVAALGGIPATRAAALLAELVGGHLLTEGAAGRYTFHDLLRVYAAELAATLDGDLDRHAALHRLLDHYLHTAHTADVLLTPQPNPVPLPPARPGAAPEALADHEQAQAWFAAEHTVLVAAVEQARASGFDSHSWRLAAALTTFLDRHGYWRVLAALQTTALAAARRQGDRAGRAGAHRGLGLAQDRLDRGDDARGHYLLALDLFAELGSDAGQARTHQHLARMSGARGRHQQALDHAGHSLTHYRAAADRAGQSAALNHIGWLRAQLGDHHEALAHCRQALDLAQETGDLNGQAHTWDSLGYIQHHLGRQSRAVDCYRQAVDLFHRTGDRQSEAAGLLCLGEIHRVTARPDTARTAWTRALAVTDELGLPDTDPLRRELLARLGHGADVGNGPPPRVRSR; from the coding sequence ATGATCCAACTACGGCTGCTGGGTCCGGTGGAGCTGGTGGTGCGGGAGCGGACCGTCGAGATCGGACCGCCACAACGCAGGTCCGTACTGGCCGCGTTGGCGGTGGACGCCGGCCGGCCCGTGGCGGCCGACGTACTGGTCCAGCGGGTCTGGGGGGTGAACCCTCCGGACGGGGCACGACGGGCGTTGCACGCCCACATCGCCCGGCTCCGCCGCCTGTGCGAGCAGGCCGCGAAGGACAGCGGGGACGCCCAGTTACGCCTGGTACGGCGTTCGGGCGGGTATCTTCTGGAGGCGCTCGCGGACCAGGTGGACGCGCTCCGCTTCCGTCGGCTGGCCGACCGGGCCCGGCAGACGGCACGGGCGGACGGCGAACGGGCGGCACTGCTGACCGAGGCGCTGCACCTGTGGCGCGGAGAACCCCTGGCGGGTTTGAACGGACAGTGGGCGGAGCGGGTGCGGGAAGCGTGGCGGCGTCAACACGTGGACGCCGCCGTCGGGTGGGCGGCCATCGAGTCGCGCGTCGGCGATCCCGTCGCCGTGATCGGTCCGCTCACCGACCTGTTCGACGAGTTCCCCCTGGCGGAACCCCTGGCCGAGGTCCTGATGCGGGCCCTGCACACGGCCGGACGCGGTGCGGAGGCGCTGGACTGCTTCGCCACCGTCAGACGACGGCTGGCGGAGGAACTGGGCGCCGACCCCGGTCCCGGACTGCGGGAAGCGCACCGGACGATCCTTCGCGGAAACCCGCCCGCCCCCGTCCGGCGGCCGGTCCGGCAGAAGACGTCCGGGTCCGTCCCCGGCACGCTCTCCCCGACGCCCTCCTCTCCTCCGCCGCCGCCCCCGTATCCGTCCCCGCCGACGACGGGACCGTGGCCGGGGGTGGTTCCCGCTCAACTACCCATGGGTGTGAGGGGATTCACCGGACGTGGCGACGAGCTGGCGCAACTCGGCGGGATCCTCGCGTCGGTGGCGGTCCAGCCGTCGGCCGTGGTGATCTCGGCGCTGTCGGGTACCGCGGGTGTGGGCAAGACCGCGCTGGCGGTGCACTGGGCACGTCACCGCCACGTACGACAGGCTTTTCCCGACGGGCAGTTGTACGTGAATCTGCGCGGGTTCGGTTCCGGCGGATCGGTCATGAACCCGGCGGAGGCGGTACGGGCGTTCCTGGACGCCTTCGGGGTGTCGCCGGCCCGCATCCCGGCCGGCCTGGAGGCACAGACCGGCCTGTACCGCAGCCTGCTGGCCGGACGGCGGGTGCTTGTGGTGCTGGACAACGCCCGCGATGCCGAGCAGGTCCGTCCCCTGCTGCCCGGGGCGCCCGGCTGCCTGGCGCTGGTGACCAGCCGGAGGCTGCTGACCGGCCTCGCCGTGGCCGAGGGCGCCCATCTGCTGACCGTCGGCCTGCTCACCCCCGGCGAGGCCCGGCGTCTGCTCACCGGCCGACTGGGCGCGGACCGGGTGAGCGCGGAACGCGCCGCCGTGGGGGAGATCGTCGGACGGTGCGCGGGGCTGCCCCTGGCCCTCGCGATCGTGGGGGCCCGCGGGTCCGCCCGGCCCCGATTCCCGCTCGCCGCGCTCGCCGAGGAACTGCGCCGTGCCGACAACCGCCTGAACGCCCTGGACGGCGGGGAGGCGATCAGCCAGGTGCGAGCCGTGTTCTCCTGGTCCTACGACGCGCTGAGCCCCGACGCGGCCAGGCTGTTCCGACTGCTGGGCCTGCACCCCGGACCCGACGCCGCCCTGCCCGCCGTCGCCGCCCTGGGCGGCATACCGGCGACCCGCGCAGCCGCCCTGCTGGCCGAACTCGTCGGCGGACATCTCCTCACCGAGGGCGCTGCGGGCCGGTACACCTTCCACGACCTGCTGCGCGTGTACGCTGCCGAACTGGCCGCCACGCTCGACGGCGACCTGGACCGGCACGCGGCGCTGCACCGGCTGCTCGACCACTACCTGCACACCGCCCACACCGCCGACGTGCTGCTGACTCCGCAGCCCAACCCGGTCCCGTTGCCACCCGCCCGGCCGGGCGCCGCCCCCGAGGCACTCGCGGACCACGAGCAGGCGCAGGCCTGGTTCGCCGCGGAACACACCGTTCTCGTCGCCGCGGTGGAGCAGGCCCGCGCCAGTGGATTCGACAGCCACAGCTGGCGGCTCGCCGCGGCCCTCACCACCTTCCTCGACCGGCACGGGTACTGGCGGGTGCTGGCCGCCCTGCAGACGACCGCCCTGGCGGCGGCACGCCGCCAGGGCGACCGCGCGGGCCGGGCGGGTGCCCACCGGGGACTCGGGCTCGCCCAGGACCGGCTGGACCGCGGCGACGACGCGCGTGGTCACTACCTGCTGGCGCTCGACCTGTTCGCCGAACTCGGCAGTGACGCGGGACAGGCCCGCACCCACCAGCATCTCGCACGGATGTCCGGCGCACGGGGCCGTCACCAGCAGGCACTCGATCACGCCGGCCACAGTCTCACGCACTACCGGGCCGCCGCCGACCGCGCCGGGCAGTCCGCCGCCCTCAACCACATCGGCTGGCTCCGCGCCCAGCTCGGCGACCACCACGAGGCCCTCGCGCACTGCCGTCAGGCCCTCGACCTGGCCCAGGAGACCGGAGACCTCAACGGGCAGGCCCACACCTGGGACAGCCTCGGCTACATCCAGCACCACCTCGGCAGACAGTCCCGGGCCGTCGACTGCTACCGGCAGGCCGTCGACCTCTTCCACCGGACCGGCGACCGCCAGAGTGAGGCCGCCGGTCTTCTGTGCCTGGGCGAGATCCACCGCGTCACCGCTCGCCCGGACACCGCACGCACCGCCTGGACACGGGCCCTGGCCGTCACCGACGAACTGGGCCTCCCGGACACGGATCCGCTCCGCAGGGAACTCCTCGCCCGCCTCGGCCACGGCGCGGACGTCGGCAACGGCCCGCCGCCCCGGGTCAGGTCACGGTGA
- a CDS encoding TIGR03620 family F420-dependent LLM class oxidoreductase has product MTSQTHQSLGRIGIWSAALHGSRADDAGRKAIAEAVAELEELGYGTLWLGGNPSPDDAAAVLTATRTVTVATGILSIWEHTAELVAAQIAALDANARERFVLGLGVSHSRLAPQYAKPYSAMVAYLDALDAAADRPAGARRVLAALGPKMLKLATDRAQGAHPYLVTTEHTAEAREALGPDAVLAPEVSVVLDTDLDRARATARNMLGMYLQLPNYTNNLLRLGFTESDFEGGGSARLLDGLFALGDAERVRARTREYFDAGADHVALQVLTADEGGAGLPRAVWRELSEVFADEL; this is encoded by the coding sequence ATGACTTCGCAGACACACCAGTCACTCGGACGTATCGGCATCTGGAGCGCTGCTCTGCACGGATCGCGGGCGGATGACGCGGGCAGGAAGGCAATCGCCGAGGCGGTCGCCGAACTGGAAGAGCTGGGCTACGGGACCCTCTGGCTCGGAGGCAACCCTTCACCCGACGACGCCGCCGCCGTCCTCACCGCCACTCGTACGGTCACCGTGGCCACCGGCATCCTGAGCATCTGGGAGCACACGGCCGAACTGGTGGCCGCGCAGATCGCGGCCCTCGACGCGAACGCGCGCGAACGATTCGTCCTGGGCTTGGGCGTCAGCCACAGCCGGCTGGCACCCCAGTACGCGAAACCGTACAGCGCGATGGTGGCCTACCTCGACGCCCTCGACGCCGCCGCCGACCGTCCGGCCGGCGCACGCCGGGTACTGGCGGCGCTGGGACCGAAGATGCTGAAGCTCGCGACCGACCGGGCGCAAGGAGCGCACCCCTATCTCGTCACCACCGAGCACACGGCAGAAGCACGCGAGGCACTCGGCCCGGACGCCGTCCTCGCCCCGGAGGTCTCCGTCGTGCTCGACACCGACCTCGACCGGGCTCGCGCCACCGCACGGAACATGTTGGGCATGTACCTTCAACTGCCCAATTACACCAACAACCTCCTGCGTCTGGGGTTCACGGAGAGCGACTTCGAAGGCGGTGGCAGCGCACGTCTGCTCGACGGTCTCTTCGCCCTGGGCGACGCCGAGCGCGTACGAGCACGGACCCGCGAGTACTTCGACGCCGGAGCCGACCACGTCGCCCTCCAGGTCCTGACCGCTGACGAAGGCGGCGCCGGCCTGCCGCGAGCCGTATGGCGCGAGCTCTCCGAGGTGTTCGCCGACGAGCTGTAG